The genomic DNA CGGTAACGGGCTTCCTCGCGACCCACGGAGAAGGCGTCATGAATGTATTTTTCAACGTCTCCGACGGGGAGCTCGCGTTGGATCGAGCAATTCAGCACGGCTATAGCAGCGTGCATTCTCTGGATTATACACAGGCCGAAATAGACCAGCATCTGGGCGGCCTGTTCAGGCGATACCAGGAATTCAACCTCGATACGGCCGAACGCTGCGGCTTCTCGGTCAGCCTCGCCCGCATTGAGGCCCGAAAGGAAAGCTGACCGGAATGCGCGATGTCCGCACCGCATCACGCGACGGTCATCGATGCGACGAATGATGGCCATCCCTCTTCTTTCCTTAACCATTTTCCGTCATATCCGTTGACCAAATGGTCGCCCCGATAACATCGCATGAACCCGCAACCGGAACCCTGCTGTGGCAGGGCGAACCGGGCGACATCGACGCGGAGGTCGCGCGCGCGCGCGGCGCCTGGCCACGCTGGGCCGCGCAGCCGATCGCCTATCGCATCGAAACGCTGCGCCGTTTCGTCAATGTCGTGCGCCGCCACGAGGATGCGCTGGCCGATCTGATCGCCCGCGAAACCGGCAAGCCGCTGTGGGACGCCCGCGCCGAAGTCTCCGCCGTCATGGGCAAGGTCGATGTCAGCGTCGCCGCCTATTCCGAACGCACTGGCCAGCGCCGGCTGGAAGCGGCGCTCGGCGCGCGCCAGTCGGTGCGGCACAAGCCCCATGGCGTGATGGCCGTGCTTGGTCCCTATAATTTCCCCGCACACCTGCCCAACGGCCATATCATCCCGGCGCTGCTGGCGGGCAATGCGGTGGTGTTCAAGCCGTCGGACAAGACGCCCGCGGTGGGCGAGATGCTGGTGAAACTCTATCATGAGGCCGGCGTTCCGACCGATGCGGTCCGCCTGCTGATCGGCGGCGCGGATGCGGGCAAGGCGCTGGCCGCGCATCCCGATGTCGGCGGCATACTGTTCACCGGATCGGCCCAGACGGGTATCGCGATCAACCGCCAATTTGCCGCCCAGCCGTCCAAGATACTGGCGCTGGAAATGGGCGGCAACAATCCGATCGTCGCCTGGGACACGCCGGAAATCAGCGCGGCGGCGACGATCATCGTCCAGTCCGCCTTCATGACCAGCGGCCAGCGCTGCACCGCCGCCAGTCGGCTGATCGTCAAGGAAAGCCTGGCCGATCGCCTGATCGCGGAAGTCAAGAAACTGGCCGACCGGCTGATCGTCGACCATCCCCATGCCGACCCTGCCCCCTATATGGGGCCGGTGATCGACAATCAGGCCGCCGACGGCCTGACCGAAAGCTTCCTCTGGCTGATGAGCCATGGCGGCAGGCCGATCAAGCATATGGTCCGTCCGCAAAAAGGGCTGCCCTTCCTGTCCCCGGCGATCATCGATGTCACCGGCATGAAGGAACGGCCCGATGTCGAACTGTTCGGCCCTTTGCTTCAGGTAATCCGGGTCACGGAATTTGGCGATGCCATCGCGGAGGCCAATAACACGCGCTACGGCCTGTCCGCTTCGCTGATCGGCGGGTCGCCCGAACAATATAATCAATTCTGGTCCAACATTCGCGCCGGCGTCGTCAACTGGAACCGGCCGACCAATGGCGCTGCCTCCAACGCCCCCTTTGGCGGGGTCGGCATATCGGGCAATCATCGGCCCAGCGCCTATTATGCCGCCGATTATTGCGCTTATCCGGTGGTATCGGCGGAGATAGAAACGCCCCGCGCGTCGATCGGCGTCGGCCTCAAGGACATCGATGTCGCCGCCATGGGCGACTGACCGATCGGGGCCGCCAAAACATTTCCTAAGCCCCTGCATACCCATTCTGAATTGAACTGGCGCGACGCATTCGCCATGTGGGCGACCATGGCTGAAACTGCACCTTCACCCGTCTATCTGGTGGGCGCGGGACCGGGCGACCCGGACCTGCTCACCGTCAAGGCCGTGCGCCTGATCGGCGCGGCGGACGTGATCGTACATGACGGGCTGGTGTCCGACGCGATTTTGGCGCTGGCATCACCGCAGGCGGAGCTGATCTCGGTCGCCAAGCAGCGCAGCCGCCATTCGATGCCGCAGGAAGGGATCAACGCCCTGCTGGTCGATCTGGCCCGCGAAGGGCGCAAGGTCGTGCGGCTGAAGGGCGGCGACCCCTTCATCTTCGGCCGCGGCGGCGAGGAAGTCGACGCCTGCCGCGCTGCCGGTGTTCCGGTGGAAGTGGTGCCGGGCATCAGCGCCGCGATCGGCAGCGCGGCGCAGGCGCAACTCCCCCTCACCCATCGTGAGGCGTCGAGCGCAGTCAGCTTTGTCGCCGGCCAGTGCAAGGGACTGACGGATCAGGACTGGTCCGGCCTTGCGGGAAAAGGACGCACGCTCGTCATCTATATGGGTGTCGCCACCGCCGCCGATATCGCCGACAAGCTGATCGCCGATGGCGTGTCGCCGGCCATCCCGGTCGCGGTGCTGGAAAATGGCACCCGCGCCGACATGCGGACGCTGCGCACCCTGCTCGCCGATCTGGGCGATATGGTGGTGCGCGAGAAGGTGGTCAGCCCGGCGCTGATCGTGGTCGGCGAAGTCGCCGCCCATGCGCTGGCGCGGGACGCGCTGATCGCCTATCGCGACGCGGCAGTGACTATCGAAGGGCCGACGATGATCGGCCCCAATGGGAAAAGGGTAGAATGAAGATTTTGACGGGCAATGACCTGGTGAGCGGGGATGTCATCTGGTGGGCGGGCGACGGCTGGTCGCGGCAGGTGGGCGACAGCGCCGACGTGGGCTTGTCGGGCGACGATCTCGCCCGGACCGAGGAAGCCGCGCTGCGCGTGGTCGGCGCCTATGTGATCGACGCAACCGTCACCGACGAGGGCGTCCGCCCGGCCCATATCAAGGACCGCATCCGCGCGCTTGGGCCAACAGTGCGTCCCGACCTGACCCTGAAACCGAATGATGCCGACCCCGGCAACTGGGTGATCTGACCATGTATCGCTATGACAGCTACGACCAGTCCATTGTCGACGCCCGCGTCGAGGAATTTCGCGATCAGGTGCAGCGCCGCCTGACCGGCGCACTGACCGAGGATCAGTTCAAGCCGCTGCGGCTGATGAACGGCCTCTACCTCCAGCTCCACGCCTATATGCTGCGCGTCGCCATCCCCTATGGCACGCTGTCGGGCAAGCAGATGCGCAAGCTGGGCGAGATCGCGGCGAAATATGACCGGGGCTATGGTCACTTCACCACGCGCCAGAACCTGCAATATAACTGGATCAAGCTGGCCGACGCGCCCGACATCCTCGCCGAACTGGCGACGGTGGAGATGCACGCCATCCAGACCAGCGGGAACTGC from Sphingobium sp. CAP-1 includes the following:
- a CDS encoding VOC family protein, producing the protein MAVNGVNRIMIAVHDLERAKRKYHDLLGATFVDAHWTGEPFGISVSIAWDAGIELCAPLPGREDSSAVTGFLATHGEGVMNVFFNVSDGELALDRAIQHGYSSVHSLDYTQAEIDQHLGGLFRRYQEFNLDTAERCGFSVSLARIEARKES
- the astD gene encoding succinylglutamate-semialdehyde dehydrogenase — translated: MVAPITSHEPATGTLLWQGEPGDIDAEVARARGAWPRWAAQPIAYRIETLRRFVNVVRRHEDALADLIARETGKPLWDARAEVSAVMGKVDVSVAAYSERTGQRRLEAALGARQSVRHKPHGVMAVLGPYNFPAHLPNGHIIPALLAGNAVVFKPSDKTPAVGEMLVKLYHEAGVPTDAVRLLIGGADAGKALAAHPDVGGILFTGSAQTGIAINRQFAAQPSKILALEMGGNNPIVAWDTPEISAAATIIVQSAFMTSGQRCTAASRLIVKESLADRLIAEVKKLADRLIVDHPHADPAPYMGPVIDNQAADGLTESFLWLMSHGGRPIKHMVRPQKGLPFLSPAIIDVTGMKERPDVELFGPLLQVIRVTEFGDAIAEANNTRYGLSASLIGGSPEQYNQFWSNIRAGVVNWNRPTNGAASNAPFGGVGISGNHRPSAYYAADYCAYPVVSAEIETPRASIGVGLKDIDVAAMGD
- the cobA gene encoding uroporphyrinogen-III C-methyltransferase; its protein translation is MAETAPSPVYLVGAGPGDPDLLTVKAVRLIGAADVIVHDGLVSDAILALASPQAELISVAKQRSRHSMPQEGINALLVDLAREGRKVVRLKGGDPFIFGRGGEEVDACRAAGVPVEVVPGISAAIGSAAQAQLPLTHREASSAVSFVAGQCKGLTDQDWSGLAGKGRTLVIYMGVATAADIADKLIADGVSPAIPVAVLENGTRADMRTLRTLLADLGDMVVREKVVSPALIVVGEVAAHALARDALIAYRDAAVTIEGPTMIGPNGKRVE
- a CDS encoding DUF2849 domain-containing protein, with the protein product MKILTGNDLVSGDVIWWAGDGWSRQVGDSADVGLSGDDLARTEEAALRVVGAYVIDATVTDEGVRPAHIKDRIRALGPTVRPDLTLKPNDADPGNWVI